One genomic segment of Pandoraea sputorum includes these proteins:
- a CDS encoding MFS transporter, producing MTDTVARRPAPPSEPAAPPSEPAGHQRRRLGRRYAAVLAACQALYTAALSVDLTLTGLVGYMLASDKGYATLPFSLITVASAITTIFASMLIQRFGQRLGFALGALFGTVGGLVSVMAIYEKHFAMFCAGTACVGVFQAFARYYRLAAADVVPVEDKPRAISVVLTGGVLAAVIGPALAAGSKDWLAPVTFAGSYLVVTILSGISLLLLVGFLRDLPVHAAGGVAGGAAELPARPLGEIMRQPIYVAALANNLIGFMVMMFVMTATPIAAVACGHSIDDGAHIIEWHLVGMYAPSFFSGHLVKRWGVVPVLLLGIGMSALCGVLALMSTSLAYFYAALAFLGVGWNFMFVGGTTLLTMSYRPAERARAQAANEFITFAGTALASLFAGQLLARFGWATINQATFPLLTIAALATVWYAVDAKRRPAHATA from the coding sequence ATGACCGATACCGTTGCCAGGCGCCCCGCGCCACCTTCCGAACCCGCCGCGCCACCTTCCGAGCCCGCTGGGCATCAGCGCCGTCGACTGGGCCGACGCTATGCCGCCGTACTCGCCGCCTGTCAGGCGCTCTATACGGCGGCGTTGTCCGTCGACCTGACGCTGACCGGTCTCGTCGGCTACATGCTGGCGTCCGACAAAGGGTATGCGACGCTGCCGTTCTCGCTCATTACCGTCGCTTCGGCAATTACGACGATCTTCGCGTCGATGCTGATTCAGCGCTTCGGCCAGCGGCTCGGCTTTGCGCTGGGGGCTCTGTTCGGCACCGTGGGCGGTCTGGTGTCGGTGATGGCGATCTACGAGAAGCATTTCGCGATGTTCTGCGCGGGGACGGCGTGCGTGGGCGTGTTTCAGGCGTTTGCGCGTTACTACCGGCTCGCGGCGGCGGACGTCGTGCCTGTCGAAGACAAGCCGCGTGCCATTTCCGTTGTGCTCACGGGCGGTGTGCTGGCCGCCGTGATCGGACCGGCGCTCGCGGCGGGCAGCAAGGACTGGCTCGCGCCGGTGACGTTCGCCGGATCGTATCTCGTCGTGACAATCCTTTCGGGCATCTCGTTGCTGCTGCTCGTCGGTTTTCTGCGCGACCTGCCGGTGCACGCGGCGGGTGGGGTAGCGGGCGGTGCGGCGGAGCTTCCGGCGCGTCCGCTCGGCGAGATCATGCGGCAACCGATTTACGTCGCGGCACTCGCGAACAATCTGATCGGTTTCATGGTGATGATGTTCGTGATGACGGCGACGCCGATTGCCGCGGTCGCGTGCGGCCACAGCATCGACGACGGCGCACACATCATCGAGTGGCATCTGGTTGGCATGTACGCGCCGTCGTTCTTCTCCGGTCATCTCGTCAAGCGATGGGGTGTGGTGCCGGTGCTGCTGCTCGGCATCGGCATGTCGGCGCTGTGCGGTGTTCTGGCACTGATGTCGACGAGTCTCGCGTACTTCTATGCGGCGTTGGCCTTTCTCGGCGTCGGCTGGAACTTCATGTTTGTGGGCGGCACGACGTTGCTCACGATGTCGTACCGTCCGGCGGAGCGCGCGCGTGCGCAGGCCGCGAACGAATTCATCACCTTTGCAGGCACTGCGCTGGCGAGTCTGTTCGCCGGGCAATTGCTGGCGCGTTTCGGCTGGGCCACGATCAATCAGGCGACGTTCCCGTTGCTGACGATCGCGGCGCTGGCGACCGTGTGGTACGCCGTCGATGCGAAGCGCCGTCCGGCGCACGCGACGGCCTGA
- a CDS encoding GlxA family transcriptional regulator, whose product MSQPRLVAFLLVPPFVLLDLAGPLDAFHAVVRNFTEQGQDAPYKTVVVSEYGGPVETGSGITLHTEPMRALDAMQVDTLIAVGGAVAHRPAVPGPVGDWLRDYAPRVRRVCSVCVGAFVLASAGLLNGRRATTHWLDTAMLQACFPEVRVESDPIYVREDPVWTSAGITAGIDLGLALIEDDCGVDVALQAARRLVVFLKRAGGQSQFSPPLQEQVAAGAPFGDLHAWMSARLDGDLSVMRLAEQANMSPRTFARSYLARTGSTPAKAVERMRLEAARFALLDSDASLKRIAARVGFGDEQNLRRAFQRQYGVTPVAYRERFGVGVDA is encoded by the coding sequence ATGAGCCAACCTCGTCTCGTTGCCTTTCTTCTCGTGCCGCCGTTCGTTCTGCTGGATCTGGCGGGGCCGCTCGACGCGTTTCACGCCGTCGTGCGCAACTTCACGGAGCAGGGGCAGGACGCACCCTACAAAACCGTGGTTGTGTCCGAGTATGGCGGCCCAGTGGAGACGGGGTCGGGCATCACGTTGCACACGGAGCCGATGCGGGCGCTGGACGCGATGCAAGTCGACACGCTGATCGCAGTGGGCGGTGCGGTGGCGCATCGTCCGGCGGTGCCGGGGCCGGTAGGTGACTGGTTGCGCGACTACGCACCGCGCGTGAGGCGCGTGTGTTCGGTGTGCGTGGGGGCGTTCGTGCTTGCTTCGGCGGGGCTGCTCAATGGGCGGCGCGCCACGACGCACTGGCTGGACACGGCGATGTTGCAGGCGTGCTTTCCCGAAGTGCGGGTCGAGTCCGATCCGATCTACGTGCGTGAGGACCCGGTGTGGACGTCGGCCGGGATCACGGCGGGCATCGATCTTGGGCTGGCGTTGATCGAAGACGATTGCGGCGTGGATGTCGCGTTGCAGGCGGCGCGTCGGTTGGTGGTGTTTCTCAAGCGTGCGGGCGGGCAGTCGCAGTTCAGTCCGCCTTTACAAGAGCAGGTCGCGGCGGGCGCGCCGTTCGGCGATTTGCATGCGTGGATGTCCGCGCGGCTGGACGGCGATCTGTCGGTGATGCGACTGGCGGAGCAGGCGAACATGAGTCCCCGGACGTTTGCCCGAAGCTATCTCGCGCGCACGGGATCGACGCCTGCGAAGGCGGTGGAGCGCATGCGTCTGGAGGCGGCGCGCTTCGCGTTGCTCGACTCGGATGCGTCGCTCAAACGCATCGCCGCGCGCGTGGGCTTCGGCGACGAGCAGAACCTGCGTCGCGCGTTTCAACGTCAGTACGGCGTGACGCCGGTGGCGTATCGGGAGCGGTTTGGGGTGGGAGTTGATGCGTAA
- a CDS encoding aminotransferase-like domain-containing protein, with translation MVQPLAFTLNRAQPEALVDQIVREVERALQRQTLHAGMRMPSIRSLAKAHGISTFTVVEAYDRLVAHGTLVARRGAGFFVAGAADTREPGSSSPGGSLSMGAAASEVTNAWLLSEIFADDSIAVKSGCGWLPDSWLDEDGLHGALRSLSKGPGAHFAHYGHPHGYGPLRQWLARRLGELSIDAPPEQIVLTQGATQALDLVVRTLLKPGDTVLVEAPAYCNLLAVLRLAGLNVVGIPRTEAGLDLAALEQAAQTHRPRALFVNPALQNPLGTSLTPASAHRILQCAEQHGFWIVEDDIYRELAPAGTPSLAAMDGLSRVIYVSSFSKTISPSVRVGYLACSRDLAHEIARSKMVAGLTSSEINERIVHAILTEGRHRKHIERLSDRLTRSRARLITQLQSHGVTLLAQPEGGMFVCGSLPDATQPARELAEAALLESIMLAPGEFFLAHNEPCHWFRFNVAYSDDARLFRFLDKAAAGKLAA, from the coding sequence ATGGTCCAGCCGCTCGCCTTTACCCTGAACCGCGCGCAACCCGAAGCCCTCGTCGACCAGATCGTGCGGGAGGTCGAGCGGGCGTTGCAGCGTCAGACGTTGCACGCGGGCATGCGCATGCCGTCGATCCGGTCGCTGGCGAAGGCGCACGGCATCAGCACATTCACGGTGGTGGAGGCGTACGACCGTCTCGTCGCACACGGCACGCTCGTGGCGCGGCGCGGCGCGGGGTTCTTTGTGGCGGGCGCGGCGGACACGCGCGAGCCCGGATCGTCCAGCCCCGGCGGGAGCCTGTCGATGGGGGCCGCCGCGAGCGAAGTCACCAACGCCTGGTTGCTCTCGGAGATCTTCGCGGACGACTCCATCGCGGTGAAAAGCGGCTGCGGCTGGCTCCCCGACAGTTGGCTCGACGAGGACGGTCTGCATGGCGCGCTGCGTTCGCTGTCGAAGGGACCGGGCGCGCATTTCGCGCACTACGGGCATCCGCACGGTTATGGGCCGTTGCGTCAGTGGCTCGCCCGACGCCTTGGGGAGTTGTCCATTGACGCGCCACCTGAGCAAATCGTGCTCACGCAAGGTGCCACGCAGGCGCTGGATCTCGTGGTGCGCACATTGCTCAAGCCGGGCGACACGGTGCTGGTCGAAGCCCCGGCGTATTGCAATTTGCTGGCGGTGTTGCGTCTGGCGGGACTGAACGTCGTGGGCATCCCCCGCACGGAAGCCGGGCTGGACCTCGCGGCGCTGGAGCAGGCGGCGCAGACGCATCGTCCGCGCGCGCTGTTCGTAAATCCCGCGTTGCAGAACCCGTTGGGCACGTCGCTCACACCGGCGTCGGCGCATCGCATCTTGCAGTGCGCCGAGCAGCATGGTTTCTGGATCGTCGAGGACGACATCTACCGCGAGCTTGCGCCGGCGGGTACACCGTCCTTAGCGGCGATGGATGGCTTGTCGCGCGTGATTTACGTCTCCAGTTTTTCGAAGACGATCTCGCCGTCTGTGCGCGTGGGGTATCTGGCGTGTTCGCGCGATCTGGCGCATGAGATTGCGCGCAGCAAGATGGTGGCGGGGCTGACGTCGTCCGAGATCAACGAGCGCATCGTGCACGCGATCCTGACCGAGGGACGCCACCGCAAGCACATCGAACGCCTGTCGGATCGCCTGACGCGCTCCCGTGCACGTCTCATCACTCAGTTGCAATCGCACGGCGTGACGCTGCTGGCGCAGCCGGAAGGCGGCATGTTCGTGTGCGGCAGCCTACCGGACGCCACGCAACCTGCCCGAGAGTTGGCAGAAGCAGCGCTGCTGGAAAGCATCATGCTTGCCCCGGGCGAGTTCTTCCTCGCCCACAACGAACCCTGCCACTGGTTCCGCTTCAACGTCGCATACTCGGACGACGCGCGCCTGTTCCGGTTTCTGGATAAAGCTGCGGCGGGGAAGTTGGCGGCTTGA
- a CDS encoding aspartate aminotransferase family protein, which produces MNMKDLNLDMTAFWMPFTNNRQFKSSPRLLVKAEGMHYTSSDNRQILDGTAGLWCVNAGHCRTEIVEAIRQQAGEMDFAPTFQMGHPKAFEAAAKIAEITPQGLDRVFFTNSGSESVDTALKIALAYHRARGEGQRTRLIGRERGYHGVGFGGISVGGISPNRKAYSGQLLPAVDHLPHTLNIKEAAFTKGQPTWGAHLADELERIVTLHDASTIAAVIVEPLAGSTGVLVPPQGYLQKLREICDKHGILLIFDEVITGLGRLGKPFAAQYFGVTPDIITMAKGVNNAAVPMGAVAVKTSVHDTIVDAGNTGAIEFFHGYTYSGHPLAAAAACAALDVYKNDGLFERAAKLAPHFEKSIHGLRDLPNVVDIRNLGMVGGIELSTRDGKPGARAHEIFVKCFEKGALIRYTGDILAFSPPLIISEAQIDELFGIVAQAIRETA; this is translated from the coding sequence ATGAACATGAAAGACCTGAATCTCGATATGACGGCGTTCTGGATGCCGTTCACCAACAACCGTCAGTTCAAGAGCTCGCCGCGCCTGTTGGTCAAGGCCGAAGGCATGCACTACACGTCGTCGGACAATCGTCAGATTCTCGACGGCACCGCCGGTCTCTGGTGCGTGAACGCCGGTCACTGCCGCACCGAGATCGTCGAAGCGATCCGTCAGCAGGCCGGTGAGATGGACTTCGCGCCGACGTTCCAGATGGGGCACCCGAAAGCGTTCGAAGCGGCCGCCAAGATCGCCGAGATCACGCCGCAGGGCCTCGACCGCGTGTTCTTCACGAACTCGGGATCGGAGTCGGTCGACACCGCCCTGAAGATCGCACTCGCCTATCACCGTGCACGCGGCGAAGGTCAGCGCACGCGCCTGATCGGTCGTGAGCGCGGCTATCACGGCGTGGGCTTTGGTGGCATCTCTGTTGGCGGCATCTCGCCGAACCGCAAGGCGTACTCCGGTCAACTGCTGCCCGCCGTCGACCATCTCCCGCACACGCTCAACATCAAGGAAGCGGCCTTCACCAAGGGACAGCCGACGTGGGGCGCGCATCTGGCCGACGAACTGGAGCGCATCGTCACGCTGCACGACGCGTCGACCATCGCCGCCGTGATCGTCGAGCCGCTGGCCGGTTCCACCGGTGTGCTGGTGCCGCCGCAAGGCTATCTGCAAAAGCTGCGCGAGATCTGCGACAAGCACGGCATTCTGCTGATTTTCGACGAAGTGATCACGGGCCTCGGCCGCCTCGGCAAGCCGTTCGCCGCGCAGTACTTCGGCGTGACGCCGGACATCATCACGATGGCCAAGGGCGTGAACAACGCTGCCGTGCCGATGGGCGCCGTCGCTGTGAAGACGTCCGTGCACGACACCATCGTCGACGCCGGTAACACGGGCGCCATCGAGTTCTTCCACGGCTACACATACTCGGGGCACCCGCTGGCGGCCGCCGCTGCCTGCGCTGCGCTCGACGTCTACAAAAACGACGGCCTGTTCGAGCGTGCCGCCAAGCTCGCTCCGCACTTCGAAAAGTCGATTCACGGTCTGCGCGACCTGCCGAATGTCGTCGATATTCGCAACCTCGGCATGGTCGGCGGCATCGAGTTGTCGACGCGCGACGGCAAACCCGGCGCACGCGCACACGAGATCTTCGTCAAGTGCTTCGAGAAGGGCGCGCTGATCCGATACACCGGCGACATCCTCGCGTTCTCGCCGCCGCTCATCATCAGCGAAGCGCAGATCGACGAGTTGTTCGGCATCGTCGCGCAAGCCATCCGCGAGACGGCATAA
- a CDS encoding CoA-acylating methylmalonate-semialdehyde dehydrogenase, whose product MNQRVSTERIEHWIGGASVASGEAELRFGEVTNPATGEVIRQVALGGAKDVATAVAAARAALPGWRATPPMKRARVMMKYRELLETNREALVQLITQEHGKTLDDARGEVTRGIEVVEFAIGIPHLLKGEIAPQVGTGVDTYSIHQPVGVCAGITPFNFPAMVPLWMFPMAVACGNTFVLKPSEKVPSAALLLVRLAREAGLPDGVLNVVNGDKAAVDALLTHPDVNAVSFVGSTPIAQYIYSTASAHGKRVQALGGAKNHGVVMPDADLDFTVDALIGAAYGSAGERCMAISVAVAVGDVADQLVARLAQAAKALPVGDGTDPVAQMGPLITRVHCDKVKGFVDAGVDEGAKLVVDGRGLKVAQRDDGFFIGPCLFDNVTPDMSIYRNEIFGPVLSVVRVNTLEEAIALINRNPYANGTAVFTTSGGAARRFEDEIEVGMVGVNVPIPVPVSYFSFGGWRNSLFGDQHIYGPESVRFYTRSKVVTRRWSEGRPANATSSLVMPTLGQ is encoded by the coding sequence ATGAACCAACGAGTCAGCACCGAACGTATCGAGCATTGGATTGGCGGCGCAAGCGTCGCGTCGGGTGAAGCCGAACTGCGCTTTGGCGAAGTGACGAACCCGGCGACCGGCGAAGTGATTCGTCAGGTGGCGCTGGGCGGTGCGAAGGACGTCGCAACGGCAGTCGCCGCCGCGCGTGCCGCGCTGCCGGGCTGGCGCGCCACACCGCCGATGAAGCGCGCTCGCGTGATGATGAAGTACCGCGAATTGCTTGAGACGAACCGCGAAGCGCTCGTGCAACTGATCACGCAGGAACACGGCAAGACGCTCGACGACGCCCGCGGCGAAGTCACGCGCGGCATCGAAGTGGTCGAGTTCGCCATCGGTATCCCCCATCTGCTCAAGGGCGAGATTGCACCGCAGGTCGGTACCGGCGTCGATACGTACTCGATCCATCAGCCGGTGGGTGTTTGCGCGGGCATTACCCCGTTCAACTTCCCGGCCATGGTGCCGCTGTGGATGTTCCCGATGGCCGTGGCGTGTGGCAACACGTTCGTGCTCAAGCCCTCGGAGAAGGTGCCGTCGGCGGCGCTGCTGCTGGTGCGTCTGGCCAGGGAAGCCGGTCTGCCCGACGGCGTGCTGAACGTGGTGAACGGCGACAAGGCAGCCGTCGATGCGCTGCTCACGCACCCGGACGTGAACGCTGTGTCGTTCGTCGGCTCGACGCCGATTGCGCAGTACATCTACAGCACGGCGTCGGCGCACGGCAAGCGCGTGCAGGCGCTCGGCGGCGCGAAGAACCACGGCGTGGTCATGCCGGATGCCGATCTCGACTTCACCGTCGACGCACTGATCGGCGCTGCGTACGGTTCCGCTGGTGAGCGCTGCATGGCGATCTCGGTGGCCGTCGCGGTGGGCGATGTGGCCGACCAACTGGTGGCGCGTCTCGCACAAGCCGCGAAGGCGCTGCCGGTCGGCGACGGCACCGACCCCGTCGCGCAAATGGGACCGCTCATCACGCGTGTGCATTGCGACAAGGTGAAGGGGTTCGTCGATGCCGGTGTGGACGAAGGCGCGAAGCTCGTGGTGGACGGCCGTGGCCTGAAGGTCGCCCAGCGCGACGACGGCTTCTTCATCGGTCCGTGCCTGTTCGATAACGTCACGCCGGATATGTCGATCTATCGCAACGAGATCTTCGGGCCGGTGCTGTCGGTCGTGCGTGTGAACACGCTGGAAGAGGCCATTGCGCTCATCAACCGCAATCCGTATGCGAACGGCACGGCGGTGTTCACGACGTCGGGCGGTGCTGCACGTCGCTTCGAAGACGAAATCGAAGTCGGCATGGTCGGCGTGAACGTGCCGATCCCGGTGCCTGTCTCGTACTTCTCGTTCGGCGGCTGGCGCAATTCGCTGTTCGGCGATCAGCACATTTACGGGCCGGAGTCGGTGCGCTTCTACACGCGCTCGAAGGTGGTCACGCGTCGCTGGTCTGAGGGACGTCCGGCGAATGCCACGTCGTCGCTTGTTATGCCGACGCTCGGTCAGTAA
- the pxpA gene encoding 5-oxoprolinase subunit PxpA — MKIDLNVDLGEGCDYDEALLALVSSANVACGWHAGDAGTMQQVVRWALENGVAIGAHPSFPDRENFGRTEMQLPLDEIRAGTLYQIGALAAMVRAQGGWLTHVKPHGALYNQAARDPALAETLVEAIRAFDTDLAVYGLAGGELVKAARAAGMHAVEEVFADRGYNPDGSLVKRGTPGALIEREEDALAQTLMMVQAQRVRAIDGTLVPIQAQTVCLHGDGEHALEFAQRIRSFLLDEGIEIAPVR, encoded by the coding sequence ATGAAGATCGACCTTAACGTCGACCTCGGAGAAGGTTGCGATTACGACGAAGCACTGCTCGCGCTGGTCAGCTCGGCCAACGTGGCGTGCGGCTGGCATGCGGGCGACGCTGGCACGATGCAGCAAGTGGTGCGCTGGGCGCTGGAGAACGGCGTGGCCATCGGCGCACATCCCAGCTTCCCCGACCGCGAAAATTTCGGACGCACCGAAATGCAGCTCCCGCTAGACGAAATCCGTGCAGGCACGCTGTATCAGATCGGCGCACTCGCTGCGATGGTGCGCGCGCAGGGCGGTTGGCTCACGCACGTGAAGCCTCACGGGGCACTCTACAATCAGGCCGCGCGCGACCCCGCACTCGCCGAAACGCTGGTCGAAGCGATTCGCGCCTTCGACACCGATCTCGCCGTCTACGGTCTGGCGGGTGGCGAACTGGTGAAGGCGGCGCGCGCGGCGGGCATGCACGCCGTCGAGGAAGTGTTTGCCGACCGTGGCTACAACCCGGACGGCTCACTCGTCAAACGCGGCACGCCCGGCGCGCTGATCGAGCGCGAGGAGGACGCCCTCGCACAAACGCTGATGATGGTTCAGGCGCAGCGCGTGCGCGCCATCGACGGCACGCTCGTCCCGATCCAGGCGCAGACCGTCTGTCTGCATGGCGACGGCGAACACGCGCTCGAATTCGCGCAGCGCATCCGTAGTTTCCTGCTCGACGAAGGCATCGAAATCGCGCCGGTGCGCTGA
- a CDS encoding biotin-dependent carboxyltransferase family protein — translation MIDIQRAGLLTTVQDLGRTRQRAFGVASGGALDPLACAVANRLVGNDQNTATLEITMGTCVMRFTSATLVALTGADCHADLDGTPVWSWWRFPVVKGQTLTLRPSRFGMRTYLAVAGGIDVPETLGSRSTDLNGGFGGFEGRALHDGDRIAIGHPRTAARKAEPLGVRPPLWLSDPLAHRVRVLPGPEYDDFTSVTHKNFWENPWQVTPNSNRMGYRLSGPEPLARKKNRMHDLLSHGVLPGVVQVPPSGQPIILLADAQTTGGYPKIGTVITADLWRLGQARLGSTLYFSECTPAEAREALREQLRYLDQIERALAWHDRGILSTPKVAAITRKRT, via the coding sequence GTGATCGACATCCAGCGTGCCGGCCTGCTCACTACCGTTCAGGACCTGGGCCGAACCCGTCAGCGTGCCTTCGGCGTCGCCAGCGGCGGTGCCCTCGACCCGCTCGCCTGCGCCGTCGCCAACCGGCTCGTGGGCAACGACCAGAACACCGCCACTCTCGAAATCACGATGGGGACGTGTGTGATGCGTTTCACGTCGGCCACCCTCGTCGCGCTGACCGGCGCGGACTGTCACGCCGACCTCGACGGCACGCCCGTGTGGTCGTGGTGGCGCTTCCCCGTCGTGAAAGGTCAGACGCTGACGTTGCGCCCCTCGCGCTTCGGCATGCGAACCTACCTGGCCGTGGCCGGTGGCATCGACGTGCCCGAAACGCTCGGCTCGCGCAGCACCGATCTGAACGGCGGGTTCGGTGGCTTCGAGGGCCGCGCCCTGCACGACGGCGACCGCATCGCCATCGGCCACCCGCGCACCGCCGCACGCAAAGCCGAGCCTCTGGGCGTGCGCCCGCCGCTGTGGCTGTCCGACCCGCTCGCACACCGCGTGCGCGTGCTGCCCGGCCCGGAGTACGACGACTTCACGTCCGTCACGCACAAGAACTTCTGGGAGAACCCGTGGCAGGTCACGCCCAACAGCAACCGCATGGGTTATCGCCTGTCCGGCCCGGAGCCGCTCGCGCGCAAGAAAAACCGCATGCACGACCTGCTCTCTCACGGCGTGTTGCCGGGTGTGGTTCAGGTACCGCCGTCGGGACAGCCGATCATTCTGCTCGCTGACGCGCAGACGACCGGCGGCTACCCGAAGATCGGCACGGTGATCACCGCCGATCTCTGGCGGCTCGGACAGGCACGGCTCGGCAGCACGCTGTACTTTTCGGAATGCACCCCCGCCGAAGCGCGTGAAGCGCTACGCGAGCAACTGCGCTATCTTGATCAGATCGAACGCGCACTCGCGTGGCACGACCGCGGCATTCTGAGTACGCCGAAGGTGGCCGCCATTACGCGCAAACGCACTTGA
- the pxpB gene encoding 5-oxoprolinase subunit PxpB, translating to MTTLKILPLGDSALVCEAGTSPTSANLATQRRVWHVATLARDWHDVREVVPGMNNLTLLFDPLATDIDVLSERLRDAWQTPPGAGEVGRDIEIPVQYGGKHGPDLADVAKHARLQPKTVVQRHTAPEYIVYFIGFQPGFAYLGGLDDSIAAPRRAEPRLSVPAGSVGIGGNQTGIYPLNSPGGWQIIGHATSALFDPAATPPALLAPGDRVRFTIASLDL from the coding sequence ATGACAACGCTCAAGATCCTGCCGCTCGGCGACAGCGCGCTCGTGTGTGAAGCGGGCACCAGCCCGACGTCTGCCAATCTCGCCACACAGCGCCGTGTCTGGCACGTGGCGACGCTGGCCCGCGACTGGCACGACGTGCGCGAAGTCGTACCCGGCATGAATAACCTCACGCTGCTCTTCGACCCGCTCGCCACCGATATCGATGTCCTGAGCGAACGGTTGCGCGATGCCTGGCAGACGCCGCCGGGCGCAGGGGAAGTCGGACGCGACATCGAGATTCCCGTCCAATACGGCGGCAAGCACGGCCCCGATCTTGCGGATGTGGCCAAACACGCGCGCCTGCAACCGAAGACGGTCGTGCAGCGCCACACTGCCCCGGAGTACATCGTCTACTTCATCGGCTTCCAGCCGGGCTTCGCCTATCTGGGCGGATTGGACGATTCGATTGCCGCGCCGCGTCGCGCAGAGCCCCGGTTGTCCGTGCCCGCCGGCTCGGTCGGCATCGGCGGCAATCAGACCGGCATCTACCCGCTCAACTCGCCGGGCGGCTGGCAGATCATCGGCCACGCCACCAGCGCCCTGTTCGACCCCGCTGCGACGCCCCCCGCCCTCCTGGCGCCGGGCGACCGCGTGCGCTTCACTATCGCGAGTCTCGACCTGTGA
- a CDS encoding 5-formyltetrahydrofolate cyclo-ligase codes for MRRALLDARSTLDARAERDTALATRLTDELSRRAPRCIGFYWPIQDEFDARDVVATWLVAASPDTPRFAALPVVTAPATPLVFHRWTPDTPMMEGRYRIPVPRDTEVLVPDLLLVPCVGFTRDGLRLGYGGGFYDRTLHAMEPAPQTLGIAYDLLEVQDLSAEAHDLALDAIVTESATYARPPGNPR; via the coding sequence CTGCGCCGCGCGTTGCTCGACGCCCGCAGCACCCTCGACGCACGCGCCGAGCGTGACACCGCACTCGCCACCCGGCTGACCGACGAGCTTTCGCGCCGTGCCCCGCGCTGCATTGGCTTTTACTGGCCCATTCAGGACGAATTCGACGCCCGCGATGTCGTCGCCACGTGGCTGGTCGCAGCGTCGCCCGATACGCCCAGATTCGCTGCCCTGCCGGTCGTCACCGCACCGGCCACCCCGCTTGTCTTCCATCGCTGGACACCCGACACCCCCATGATGGAAGGCCGCTACCGCATCCCGGTCCCGCGCGACACCGAAGTGCTGGTTCCCGACCTGCTGCTGGTGCCCTGCGTCGGCTTCACGCGCGACGGTCTGCGCCTCGGCTACGGCGGAGGCTTCTACGACCGCACGCTACATGCGATGGAACCCGCCCCGCAAACGCTCGGTATTGCCTACGACCTTCTCGAAGTTCAGGACCTCAGCGCCGAAGCGCACGATCTGGCGCTCGACGCCATCGTGACGGAATCGGCCACCTACGCCCGCCCTCCCGGCAACCCACGCTAA